A portion of the Ricinus communis isolate WT05 ecotype wild-type chromosome 10, ASM1957865v1, whole genome shotgun sequence genome contains these proteins:
- the LOC8283844 gene encoding glutathione S-transferase L3 isoform X2 translates to MPVWITRNCKGLQDQIKLVPLNLHNRPSWYPEKFYSVNKVPALEHNGKVIGETLDLMKYIDTNFEGPSLFPDDPAKKEFAEELFSYTDTFNRIVFASFRGDVAKEAGPAFDYLENALQQFDDGPFFLGQFSLADIAYITFVERLQIFLSEVFKYDITAGRPKLAAWIELNFDDVHFSP, encoded by the exons ATGCCCGTTTGGATCACCAGAAACTGCAAG GGATTACAAGATCAGATCAAGCTAGTTCCTCTAAATCTTCATAATAGGCCTTCTTGGTACCCTGAGAAATTTTACTCTGTCAATAAG GTGCCAGCTTTGGAACACAATGGCAAAGTTATCGGGGAGACTCTTGATTTGATGAAATATATAGATACCAACTTTGAAGGGCCTTCTCTATTTCCTGAT GATCCTGCCAAGAAAGAGTTTGCTgaagagttgttttcttatacggACACATTCAACAGAATTGTGTTTGCTTCATTTAGGGGAGATGTAGCAAAAGAAGCTG GTCCTGCTTTTGATTATTTGGAAAATGCTCTTCAGCAATTTGATGATGGACCATTCTTTCTTGGCCAATTCAGTTTG GCGGACATAGCCTACATAACATTTGTGGAAAGATTACAAATCTTCTTATCAGAAGTATTCAAGTATGACATTACTGCAGGCAGGCCTAAACTTGCAGCCTGGATTGAG CTGAATTTTGATGACGTACACTTTAGTCCTTAG
- the LOC8283844 gene encoding glutathione S-transferase L3 isoform X1, which translates to MPVWITRNCKGLQDQIKLVPLNLHNRPSWYPEKFYSVNKVPALEHNGKVIGETLDLMKYIDTNFEGPSLFPDDPAKKEFAEELFSYTDTFNRIVFASFRGDVAKEAGPAFDYLENALQQFDDGPFFLGQFSLADIAYITFVERLQIFLSEVFKYDITAGRPKLAAWIEQYSSIGNSLLLLPQNTHCCS; encoded by the exons ATGCCCGTTTGGATCACCAGAAACTGCAAG GGATTACAAGATCAGATCAAGCTAGTTCCTCTAAATCTTCATAATAGGCCTTCTTGGTACCCTGAGAAATTTTACTCTGTCAATAAG GTGCCAGCTTTGGAACACAATGGCAAAGTTATCGGGGAGACTCTTGATTTGATGAAATATATAGATACCAACTTTGAAGGGCCTTCTCTATTTCCTGAT GATCCTGCCAAGAAAGAGTTTGCTgaagagttgttttcttatacggACACATTCAACAGAATTGTGTTTGCTTCATTTAGGGGAGATGTAGCAAAAGAAGCTG GTCCTGCTTTTGATTATTTGGAAAATGCTCTTCAGCAATTTGATGATGGACCATTCTTTCTTGGCCAATTCAGTTTG GCGGACATAGCCTACATAACATTTGTGGAAAGATTACAAATCTTCTTATCAGAAGTATTCAAGTATGACATTACTGCAGGCAGGCCTAAACTTGCAGCCTGGATTGAG CAATATTCTTCCATCGGTAACTCACTGCTATTACTTCCACAAAACACTCATTGCTGCAGCTGA